One genomic segment of Fusobacterium nucleatum includes these proteins:
- the dusB gene encoding tRNA dihydrouridine synthase DusB has product MKKIYIAPIAGVTDYTFRGILEDFKPDLIFTEMVSVNALSVLNDKTISKILKLREGNAVQIFGEDIEKIKASAKYIENLGVKHINLNCGCPMKKIVNCGYGAALVKEPEKIRKILSEIKSILNDDTKLSVKIRIGYKEPENYIQIGKIAEELGCDHITVHGRTREQLYSGKADWKYIKKVKDNISIPVIGNGDIFTGEDALEKISYSNVDGVMLARGIFGNPWLIRDIREILEYGEIKTPTTKVDKINMAIEHLKRIRVDNDNKFVFDVRKHISWYLKGIENCAEAKRKINTISDYDEIIKILEEML; this is encoded by the coding sequence CTTGAAGATTTTAAACCTGATTTAATATTTACAGAAATGGTAAGTGTAAATGCACTTTCAGTTTTAAATGATAAAACTATTTCAAAAATTTTAAAATTAAGAGAAGGGAATGCAGTTCAAATTTTTGGTGAAGATATTGAAAAAATAAAGGCAAGTGCGAAGTATATAGAAAATTTAGGTGTAAAACATATTAACTTAAATTGTGGTTGTCCTATGAAAAAAATAGTAAATTGTGGATATGGAGCTGCTTTAGTTAAAGAGCCAGAAAAAATAAGAAAAATATTATCTGAAATAAAATCAATTTTAAATGATGACACAAAACTTTCTGTAAAAATTAGAATAGGATATAAAGAGCCAGAAAATTATATTCAAATTGGAAAAATAGCAGAGGAACTTGGCTGTGACCATATCACTGTACATGGAAGAACAAGAGAACAGTTGTATTCAGGAAAAGCAGATTGGAAATATATTAAAAAGGTTAAAGATAATATTTCTATACCAGTTATAGGAAATGGAGATATTTTTACAGGAGAAGATGCTCTGGAAAAAATATCTTATTCAAATGTTGATGGAGTTATGTTGGCAAGAGGAATTTTTGGAAATCCTTGGCTTATTAGAGATATTAGAGAAATTTTAGAATATGGAGAAATAAAAACTCCCACAACAAAAGTAGATAAAATAAATATGGCAATAGAGCATTTAAAAAGAATAAGAGTTGATAATGACAATAAATTTGTTTTTGATGTGAGAAAACATATTTCTTGGTATCTAAAAGGAATTGAAAATTGTGCAGAAGCAAAAAGAAAAATAAATACTATCAGTGATTATGATGAAATTAT